aactgctccgAGGAGGCGAGGGGGGAGCCAGGATAcacaggagttttgcaacaaagggcaggtgcTAGGagcaaaagattactgttaataaaagaaaactagggactcccctcatggtgcagtggttaagaattcgcctgtcaatgcaggggacacgggttcgagccctggtccgggaagatcccacatgccacggagcaactaagcccgtgcgccataactactgagcccacatgccgcaactactgaagccctcacgcctagagcccatgctccacaataagagaagccattgcaatgagaagcccacacatctcaaggaagagtagcctccgctcgccgcaactagagaaagcccgcgtgcagcgacgaagacccgacgcagccataaataaataaatatattttaaaataaaaattcaaaaaagaaaagaaaattcgaAATCTCAAATTAAGGAATTtaatgcttttctgtgtatggtaagatgcaagagtctgggctcactgcaatcattcctttgatatgcaccttagctaCCCAAGGCCAGTGTCCTGTGTTTTCTcaccctgagttccctcaggcCTCACtgtggggagtggctgcagtctgatggctgctagatggcaggtattctctgtttccttcctgagttccctcggggctcaccagctcaccatAGGCTGTGGCTGCAATCACGGATGACTGTGACATCCCTTACTGACATGGCAGGAAGTATTCCATTTCTCACAGGGAAGAGGGAGGTTGCCTGTTCCAGGAAGAACTGACATCAGGTTGGTTCACCGGTTGCCAGGAAAACTGGCAGAGGAGCACTCCCCTCACAGTCCCTTTGGTAAACTGTCACAGTGGAGAGAGTCCTAATCTAAAGAttagaacagggacttccctgtggtccagtggctaagactctgcgctttcactatcgtggccctggtcggggaactaagatcctgcgagcTGAGGTGatggggtgtggggtggggggagtatgTAGGCATTTACTGATTAGGCTTTATGATTAAGAGGGAGGTCAGTCAGGTGAGTGGGGTGTAGGTGAGGCAGGGACTGATcgggcaggggatgtacagagagcaagagagcagCCATCCAGCTGGGCCTCATTATACAGGCAAACACTTCACTTCTCCCACCCTGCATTTCCCCCAGAAATCTGCTTCTCCAGGTAGGTTGCTGTGAGAAATGCTCATaatgaaaccgagcaggaccctgcagggcccTCTGAGGTACAAAGCCCCTCCTTATGTttgtgggattccctggtggtccagtagttaagactccatgcttccactgcagcgggcacggcttctatccctggtcagggcaacTAGAATCCTACATGCCTTGtggctaaaaaaaagaaaaagaaaaaaaagtttcagcctcctagaccttttctgagttccaaagggcataTCCatacagttactaattagggaagggagggaatgcagaaacaaaggaggagcggtcaagaaaacaatagcacagGGATaaagcagggtcctggttccacctcaagggatatacataacaatatattttgagttcttctgcaggatcTGAGGCCCCTCAGAGGAGGATGGTAGCTTCTGGCTGAACAGAAGCACATGGACCCTAgactggctggaaccagaagACTGATGACTGAGATTCCTGAGAGACCACCCTGTTATTTcatcaccaaccaatcagaggagggttacacaccctgcagcccacccccagattttgcctataaaaactcttcccagggcttccctggtggtgcagtggttgagagtccgcctgccgatgcaggggacacaggttcgtgcccccatctgggaagatcccacgtgccgtggagcagctgggaccatgagccatggtcgctgagcctgtgcgtccggagcctgtgctccgcaacgggagaggccacaacagtgagaggcccgcgtatcgcgaaaaaaaacccaaaaaactcttCCCAGAAAACCATTGGGGAATTTGGGCTTTTTAAGTAAGTGTTTCTGCAAACTGTATTGATCCTTCTGATCTCAGGTGGCCAcggcctgcagcggcttgaagcaggatttcccTTCCCCGGCCAGAGAATGAATTCAGTTAGGCTGCAGCAGCAAGAGCGCTGAAtcttagccactagaccagtggccagtgacaaggccctcaGCAGGAAGTCTCTTTTCTTGTCATTTTAGCAAAGTTATATTGTAACAAACTTTTAAACCAGGCACCCCCATGCTCTACTAATCTCcggcccaagcacacctttcaaGTCTTTTAATCACAGAATACCTTGCCTAACTTGTCATTTCTTTCTGTAGATCAaagaagcagaaatgaaaaataagtaattaacagatgaccagatctcttctcTAGCTTCCCCTTCAATGATCTCACaaacaaactgtgtgaacaaggtAACATCTAGGGGAAGATCACAAGAAGTCCACTGTAAGGTCAGCTGGCCCGAGGCAGGTGATGCAAACAAATTCACCAGTTGCATCAGCCCGGGGACTTTCAGCCTTCCCGCTCTTGAGAGGGGCAGAACTAACGGTCCTACAACTGATGCAGCTGGTGTCCGATATTGCCACAGCACCCGAAGAAAACCGCCAGATGAGGACTAATCCACACCAAGAGCGCTCTGCCCACCCTTTCCTTTCTACCCCCTGTAAATCCCACCCAAGCCCTCAACCGGgggcgacttctctggccccGCCCTTCGGACCGGTGAACCTCGCTCGGGAGCGCTCCCAAATAAAGCTAATTTAAAGCTCTTTGTTTCACGGTGCCATCGTTACGGCCAGGCCTTACATCCACGAGCCTGCATGCAGTGGAGGATGGCAAAGACTCTGATCCGCCATCCTGAAaccgtgcacctcagattgggacttgaacccatgtgccgGGACTTGAACCtggccaaaacccacagtcttccaactgagatcgcACACCTGGCTTCAAGACTTaacgaagctcaggttcttgCTGTCtaattgcagaaagaattcagtgatagataaagtgataggtaagaagtggatttatttagagagaaacacactccaccaGACAGagcgtgggccatctcagaaggtgagaaaggcacgaGGGTGTGGGGTTGTCAGTGTTTATAGTGGTGGGTAATCTCTTATAGGATAGTGAGTGGGAGGGGTATTCCAGTTATTTTGGGAAGGGGCAggaatttccaggaattgggccaccacccaatTTTTGATCCTTATTGTCACCTTaggactgtcatggcacctgtgggtgtgtcatttagctcactgatgtgttacaatgagcatataatgaagCTCAGGTCTAGGGGAAGTCAACTtatccaccatcttggacccatttggttctaatccatttatgtcatgtcctcgggctGTGTCATCCTTTCAAAcgctgtgccctgcccccttcccccctgTTGCAATCTCAGTGAGTAACTGAGATGATGTCCCTCCTTCCCTTTAAAACGTTCATGGCCGAGCAGAATCTCCAGAGGTGGTTTTTGGGGGACGctgagtccaccatctccccggattgccagcattctgattaaaggCACCTTTCTTTTCTATGGACATTTGTGAGTATGTAATTGATTTTGTAAGCTGCAAGCAGCGAGACCTCCATTGGATAACAGCATGTGGAGGCTCCAGGTCCCCAAGCCCAGCCAGGCCTCCGTATAGGTGCAGCCCAGAGAAGGCACAGAGACTCTGGGAGGAGGCACAGTGCCCCTCACCCCTGATGCCCCCCAAGTTGAGGAGTTCTGGCAGCGATTAGAGCAGAGTGATGGAAAGCACTCTTGGAGTGGTGGGCCTGAGGAGCATTTCCCGGGACAGACCTGAGCTGTAGATGCCCAGGGTGCTCCCCCTAGTCATTCCCTGTCCCCACTGGACACCACCGGCAAGCTAGCACTAGGGCGGCCATGTCCCACAGTAACTGTCGTCAGAGCAGGTTGGGGGTAGGGGTGTGGCCAGTGCATCTTCTCCTTACCTGCTCTGGAAGCCCTGGGATCAGGGCCCCCCATCCTCTCCATTTTGCACGGgaagaaaccgaggcccagagagggggttTCTCTTGCGTGTGCTAAGTAAATGCCCAAGACAAAGTCAGATGACCAGTGTCCTCAGGACAACAAAGTAGACTGAGAAGATCTTAGAGTCTGGGGTGACTTCCCAGGGGGCAATCAGAGGACTGTCAGGAAAGGACACAAGTCAGTCTGGGATGAAGTGAAGGAGCCACGTGGGttacaaattaataaaaagaaaattctgggagttccctggcagtccagtggttaggacttggcgcttttaCTGCTttgggtctgggttcaatccctggtatgggaactaatatcctgcacTGCATGACATATGGCCAAagaaacccaaaaacaaacaaaaaatcttacagtgATCAGGGCTGTGGTGAGGGTAAACAGGGTCACAGCTAGAGAGTAGCCTTAAGCCTTATTTGGGTTTCCATAGGAAGGGATACAATGCTCCTACACATAAtcactattaaatattttaatgaattcatttttcagttataaataaatatcttaaagaCGAAACTGGATTCACAACTGTAAGAGGTAAGCCAGCTCCACTTGGAATAAACAGAGGGCAACCCACCTGCAGAGAAAAATCCAGTGAACTTCTTGGTTCCATTCTGCACAGGAACCCTCCGTTTATGAAACTGTGggcctcagattgggacttgaacccacgttcttttaactgagatcacacacctggtctcaggacttaacgaagctcaggttcttgatgtcttgtcacagaaagaattcagtgagggACAAAGTGatgggtaagaagtggatttattgggaggggcttccttggtggtacagtggttaagaatccgcctgccaataaaggggacacgggttcgagccctggtccaggaggatcccgcatgccgcggagcaactaagcccgtgagccacaactactgaagcccgtgcacctagagcccatgctccacaagagaagccactgcaatgagaggcccgtgcagcacaatgaagagtggctcttactcgccgcaactagaggaagcccatgcatagcaacagaccccacacagccaaaaataaattaattaataaattaatttttaaaatacatatatatatttttaaaagaagtggatttatttagagagaaacacattccacagacagagtgtggaccatctcagaaggcaagagtggcaccagggtatggggttgtcagtttttataggggtgggtaatttcataggctaatgagtagaGGAGTATTCCTGCTATTTTGGGGAAGGCGTAGGGATTtctaggaattgggccaccacccactttttggccttttatggttggtCTCAGATCTGTCAGGGTGACTGTGGGTGTGTCACCTATtgtgctgatgtgttacaatgagtatatactgaggctcaaggtctggTGGAAGTCAACTCATCCGCCATCTTGGActtatttggttctaatcagtttggGTCGTGTCCTTGagctgtcattcttttaaaggttgtgccctgcccccttctaTCCCGTTTCATTTAGAAGCAGAAACTCCCCAAATATTTTAGCCTGGACTCGTAGCTGACTCTCCACCTCAGTCGAACGCACAGAAGGTTACCAGTGGGAATCCACCTTTGTATTGTTGAACTCTGCATATAATCACTGGGCTTGGAGCTAGGTGGAGGCCAGGCACTCATTCTATTTATGAATTTGGTACCTGTGTGATGTGTGTGATGCCAAGTAGAGTCAGACAGGCAGCTGGTGTGTCAGGGAGACGTGTCAACTGTGCATTTTACCTGCAAAATCCAAGCATATTGGTTAAGCAgagggtgtgagagaaagagctgtttttttttttttttaacttacttatCTTACTTGCTGATTCCAATAAACTGTACCCTGGGGTCCAGGTATTAAAGTCAGACCAGTCACAAAACCAAGCATTTCAGAAGACATGGACATTCAAGATCTTTTGTATTGCTAATGGTGCTACAATGGGTAAAAACCACTTTGAAAAAGTTTGCCGCTGGGTATTGGAAAAATactttgtttctcctttactctcactCTACTGCCATACTCaacactattttttttcattgaagtgtagttgatttaccatattatattagtttcaggtatgatTCAATACAATagcaattcaatatttttatagattatgctccatttaaagttattacaaaataatggctatatttccctgtgctgtacagtagacacttgttgcttatttcttttatacatagtagtttgtatctattaatctCCTTCCCATATTgtgtccctctccccttccctctccccacaggtaaccactagtttgttctctatatctgtgagtctgtttctattttatcaTATACattcacttatttcttttttttagattccacatataagtgataacatagagtatgtatctttgtctgatttatttcactaagtataatactctctagttccatccatattgttgcgaATATCAGAATTTCCCTctcttttatgactgagtaatattccattgtatatatataccacatcgtctttatccattcatctgttgatggcacttaggttgcttccataacttggctattgtaagtagtgctgctattaTCATTGGGgtgtgtgtctttttgaagtAACAACACTCAACACACCAGAAGTGTGGCTGTTTTCTCACACCAACCAATTGTCTGTggcaccaactgggtgtcctacaattcagtgAATTCTGACACTAATTTGGGTTAGTGAAAATCCctcaggttaagggctcagtcccatatGATTGCCCCCCACTTCAGAGGCCAATTGCAAATAGTGGGTACCCATGTTACCCACAACTTCTGTCTGAGTTGGCTGCAAATCAGAGGTTCCCCTAACTGCCCTCCTCGAATTGGATTATTCACTAGAACGGTTCATAGAATTCAGGGAAATACTCACTTACTTAAACAGTTTATTATATTAAAGggtatgataaaggatacagatgaacagccagacaGAGTTATAGAGGGAGAGATCAGGAAGGGCCccgagcacaggagcttctgtccctgtaGAGTAGGGGCATGCCACCCTCCTGGCACATGGATGTGTTCTGCAACCTGGAAGATCTCCAAGTCCTGAACTTAAGAATGCATGATCCATtattaactcaatctccagtTCCTCTCCACttccagggatgcagggatgcaggggctgaaagttccaagcttctaatcatagtttggtctttctggtgatcaGTCCCCATCCTGaagccatccaggagcccaccaagcATCACCTCATTTAAAGCCAAAGACACTCCTTTCATCcagtaaatttaaaaggatttagGTGCTCTGTGTCAGAAGCCAGGGTCCAAGATCAAattttagaacaaaagatgctcctaggggaattccctggaggtccagtggttaaggctccactcTTTCACTGCACTGTGGGtgtgggtttgagccttggtcaaGAAACTACAATCCGACAAGCCCCGCgttgcagccaaaaacaaaaacaaacaaaaagctcctAGTGCTCTTATCTCTTAGGAAAATACAAGGGTTTTGGGGGCACTGTGCTGGGGAACCGGGCAGagtcccatatatatatatacatatatacatatatatatatatatacatatatatatatatttgctgttATTTCACTACCCATCTCCCAGAGGTCTTTCCAAAGAAAAGCCTTCTTTCATACCAAGATTTGCAAGAATATTCACCATAGTAAAATACCTGGAGACAGCCCAGGAAAGAGGGTGGATGAATGGGCTTCTCCACTTAGTGGAGCATTGTCCCAGCCCGATAGCAAGGGAATCAGAGAAGTGTCACAATTTACCCCGCAGAATGCCCCTGTTCCAGTATTCAGTCCATTTCTATAGGGCACCTTCTAGTTTCTCAATGAGACTGAACCCTAATTTCCTATTGAAGCCAGATCACAAATGTGTTCACAATAACCATCATGTGAGCTTTTGCCTCGACTGTACACAGAATCCGTTTTCTCCAAACTGCTCTTTCAAACTGGTTTTGCAAATAAGCCTTCCCTATCCCCACACACTCCATCTACTGGAAGAAATGCATGGAAAACATTGGACTTTTCTGGTATTTGTTAATAAAATTGCATTCTGCAACTTTCAGTCACCATTCTTCTTTAGGTCCAGTTTAGCTATTAAATTGCCAGTAAATTATATGATTACATATTATTTAAATACAAAAGGTCCCTTTCGTCACTTAAGGCCTCTTTCCAAGTTTCCATCTCTGCTCCCCACCTTTTTAGGTGCCTGTGGCTGCACTAGAGATAAAGGGTATGGACAGAGGACAGGGCAGCAGGCAGGGAAAGTCTCGTTGGACCACTGAGCTTGGAACTCACTGTCTTATTGTAACCGAAAGTGGGGTCCGGCTGCtcgccactcaaaagccaataaagaggccaggttggtggaaaggaaagtgctTTATTTTGGGTGCCGGCaactgggggatggggagggtggacgGCTGTCCTAAGGCTGACTCCACCCGCACCCCCCCCCGcgacaatcagtgggcaagagcttttacaGACGGAGGGAGGGGAccacatgcagaaacagcacagtcagctctaacagtcatcttgaaattgggcATCTGTGCTCTGatcagcgtcatcttgattgttttaagcacAGTTAGTCTTCAGGTTCAGGGTCCGTTTTTTcaccatttctttgaggccaattctcggaattgtggcagcttatgtcatggctacagcctggttATCATGctgttaacttcttccacctggtgggggtttcagtatctacaagagAGCTcccaggatatggctcagaatattatctgtagtTCTTAAGGAGGAACTAAAGCTCCTTGAtttttgcttaatgactaaacaattaattggtctcctttgactgttttcctttgtttctgcattttctcacttctctgattaaacttattcttttgcTAAagattttccacagacaaaagcaggctgaggacatggtggggggcAAGGACCATAGGATCTTGCTCCGTTTCATTCTCACGTGGGACACACgccaaaattttaaagaataaacaccAACATAACACATCCAGATGCTTTTCTACGCACTTGAGATActttagtgaacaaaactgagaAATTCCCTGCTCTTCATAAActtactttttttgggggggggtgtgaAACAATAAATGGAGAATACAATCAGGaaattacattctttttaaaaaattgtctttattttctttcctttttaaatttttaatcttatttaattattattattaagtataTTCTATAGAGCAGTACTATGGAAATAAACATACGCACatacataatttatatacatCACATTGGGGCCGTAGCCAAGGAAGCTTTTAGTGTGGAGGGAACACTTTTGAGGGCAATTTTCTGGTGAAACCTAAGGTGGCGGTGGTAGGTGGAGGACTGGCGGAAGCGTCTCTGGCAAAGGGAACATACATAGGGCTTCTCTCCCGTGTGGATTCTCTCGTGAGCCCGAAGGTTGGTTTTGTGGCTGAAGGCCATTCCACACATGCTGCACATGAAAGGCTTCTCTCCTGCATGAATCCTCTGATGCACATGTAGGTCTGATGCCTGGAAGAAGCCTTTGCCACACTCGGCACAAATGTATGTCCTCTCATTATTGTGTCTTTTCTGGTGAACTTTTAACCGAGAGGGATACCTAAAGATCTTGGGACACGTCTCACATTTATATACTTTTGGGGCTTCGTGGAATCTTTCTTGGTGTTCCCCACGTGCAGAGTTCCCCTCAGTGCTCTGATGCGTAGAAACAGACTCAAGGGTGACCTGGTCTGCCTTGAAGAGAAACTCTGGTTCCACCTCCACAAGGACATCTTGATAGGAGGGTCCTTTCAGGGATCCTTCCTGGGACCTGGAGGGGCCTGGACCTGCTCTTCTGGAGCTGAGTGGATTCTCCAAATAAACACCTCCTTCTTCAGGCCTCGGACTGTTCTCTTCTTGGATAATGAGTAGGAAAGGTATTTGATTGCTTGGACTAGTAATACGGTCATTTACTTGACAAGTTTTCAAAGAAATGTTGCCACCATTTTCTTTACCTTCACTTTCTGTAGTGGGGGAAAAAGTGACTCAGTGAAGTTATGCCCAAGAAAAAGTCCACACAGATCATCCCTCTGGTACCTGGGCTTTCCCCACTCACTTTGTCTTGTTTCCAGGGAAGTATCTTGAGGAGTCCAGAAAGGTGTCCCCATGTTCTCTCTTGCTGGAGTTCCTGTCGACAACTGTTTTGTGAAGTGAACAATGACTTCTCTTAAGGGCGTATTCTCACAAAAGAGGGCTTCCTGTCCCTGCATGTGGACGTGGACCTGTGAACAAAGCCTGATTACTATCTATAAtaacttctttctctatttccagGCAACTCCAACAGACTACTTATTCCTTACAGCCCTTTGCCCCTCACCCTGGGGGTCAGAACCCTCTACTTACTAAGCCAGGTGGCTTCATGCCATCATCGGTGAGATCTTCCATGAATTTCTCCAGGTTTCTGCCGCTTGCATTCCATTTCTCTTGTAAAGTGGACCTGTCATAGCAGTGGCCATTGATCATAAACTGTTCCAGGACCAAACGAGAAATTATTTCATCCTTGCTGTGTTTTTCTGGCTGCAGCCATGAGTGAAATAATTTATAGAGTCTTTGCAGCTCCTGCCTTGCACATGAGTTATTGCTGTTTTGAAATAAGCTGAGCTGAGTGTTCCGGAACTCAGAGATCCCCTCTCTCTCCTGGATGGCAGATCCTTGGCTGGGTTTAAGCTCTAGATTATCTGACCCAGGATCCTTCCTGGATGGTTCATCTTGAAAGGAGATTCTGAGGTCTAAAGCCATTCTTAACAAGAATTCTCAGAGCCGCAACTTCAGGAATTCAATCTCTGCTGACTTGTTTCTTGGGGGATCTCTTTCAACAACTGGTGGATGTTTAAGAACTGCAAGCTAGAAATAGAAGAGATATGTAATAAATTACAACACTAGTATAAttgaaaagcaacaaacaaaattCAGGTTCAGTTGAGTTCATGGATGAATTCTACTAGACATTTGGTGAATACACAAAtggagaaaagcacaacctcATCAGTCatcccagaaatgcaaaataaaactacaaCAACGTGCTACAAAATACCTATCAGAAtcactaaaataaaatagagttagCATTGGCATGGATTGGAGCACCTGGCACTCTCAGTCACTGCTAGTGAGTACTCACGTTGGAAATGCTTTGACTAGTATGTGCTAAATCTGTATTTATGCATTCCTTGTGACTCATCAGTTTTACTCCTCGGCATGTACTCAACGGAAGAATATACTCATGTGCATCAAAGGCATATACAATAATGTTTCTATCAACATAATTCATAATATTCCCATGCTGTAAATACTCTAAATGTCCAACATTCAATGGGACAGATTACAATTAATTGATGTAGAGGCATATTTGATAGCAATGAGAAGAAATTCTTCATGCAACAACATAGAATAACCACAAAACAGAATGTCAAATGAAATAATCCAGGCACcaaacaatacattttttttcttctcgtTTATGTTCATTGAAAAGCATATAAATACTATCAATATTATTTAGGATGTTGGTTAAAATTTTGGAAACAATAGTAGATCCTGGGATAGGTACATATGGAGGGCTCCATAGGACGACcccatcccagtttgcctgggactaAAGAGAGAGTTCCTGTGATGCTGTACCTCCAATTTTAGCTGGCGATAGTCTACCTCTTGATCTTGGAGGTAGTTACACACGAGTGTTTCTCTGTAAAAATCCACCAAGTTATAtacttcacttttccttttttctgtatgTGCAttacatttcaattttaaaagttcCATTTTAAACAGTAAATAGCGTCTTAAGTTGTAATTGGACATGATTTAACTGAACAAAGGCGATCTAGTACAAAAATGTTCTTTCAgtcattataagaaaacaaaatattacaaaCAATTGACAAGAAAGTGAATGAAATAGGACAGGCTGGAATCCATATACGTGATTTCATCTTGTGTTAGAAACTCCTACATCAGACACAAACATCTGCAAAACCACCTCAGCTACACCCCGTGTCAGCCCAATGATACATTCCTCAGGAAATTTTCCGTTTACtttcacctctttcttttttccaattaCCCTTCCTTATGAAAAACATTTATCTTTGCTTCACTGATCTTATCaaagttataattttatattgatctgtttctttcttttttaaaataaatttatttatttttggctgcgttgtgtctttgttgctgtgcatgggctttctctacttgcggcgagggggggctactcttcgttgcggtgcgcaggtttctcattgcggtggcttctcttgttgcggagcacgggatctgggcacgcgggcttcagagcacaggctcagtagttgtggtgcacgggcttagtctctccacggcatgtgggatcttcccggaccagggctctaacccatgttccctgcattggcaggaggattcttagccactgcaccaccagggaagtccctattgagCTGTTTGTATTGCCTATCCTTTTCTACTGGAGTGTAGGATTCAGAGGAGAAACTGAGTTTGTATTATTCAATATTGATTTGTGACTGCAAATCAATGATCTGGGCAACCACAGGCATACCCCTTGGGATGTCAAACAGATAAAAGATTTAATCCTCTTTCTATATCATTgctctatttgtgtgtgtgtgtgtgtgtgtgtttttatatataGTCAACATTTCAAAgacttgtattattattattattatttttgtccacaccacacagcttgcaggatcctagttcccccaaccagggatcgaacccgcacccttggaaatgaaagcacggagtctggaccaccagggaattcccagattttttttgttttttcttttggctgcgccacgcagcatgtgggatcttagttccccagccagggatggaacctgcgccccctgcattggaagctggagtcttaaccactggactgccaggaaagtccctggatttgttgatttttttttaaagcaaacatcGTGCCACAAAATCAGAAAATGTGGGTGTTTGTTGGGATATGTGGGCTCCCAAATACCTAATTAATTTCTGTTAACTGACATCATGTTTTGTGTCAACCTCACCTGCTGATCTGATCAAACTAGTCACCCTGATCTCATCAATGAATGAGGCA
This genomic window from Mesoplodon densirostris isolate mMesDen1 chromosome 19, mMesDen1 primary haplotype, whole genome shotgun sequence contains:
- the ZSCAN4 gene encoding zinc finger and SCAN domain-containing protein 4: MALDLRISFQDEPSRKDPGSDNLELKPSQGSAIQEREGISEFRNTQLSLFQNSNNSCARQELQRLYKLFHSWLQPEKHSKDEIISRLVLEQFMINGHCYDRSTLQEKWNASGRNLEKFMEDLTDDGMKPPGLVHVHMQGQEALFCENTPLREVIVHFTKQLSTGTPARENMGTPFWTPQDTSLETRQKSEGKENGGNISLKTCQVNDRITSPSNQIPFLLIIQEENSPRPEEGGVYLENPLSSRRAGPGPSRSQEGSLKGPSYQDVLVEVEPEFLFKADQVTLESVSTHQSTEGNSARGEHQERFHEAPKVYKCETCPKIFRYPSRLKVHQKRHNNERTYICAECGKGFFQASDLHVHQRIHAGEKPFMCSMCGMAFSHKTNLRAHERIHTGEKPYVCSLCQRRFRQSSTYHRHLRFHQKIALKSVPSTLKASLATAPM